In one Caballeronia sp. M1242 genomic region, the following are encoded:
- a CDS encoding cytochrome P450, whose amino-acid sequence MSVATAIAPAREVHDLPSPRGLPLIGNLHQLPPATHHLTLERWAAELGTPYVFRLGRTPVTVWSDIELSHAVMRERPHRYRRYEPIEAVLKEFGCNGLFSVEGAAWLPQRRLVMQALSIPHIKAFYPTLAAITDRLRRRWEAAARSGRVVDMISDLKRFTVDATSALAFGEDPNTLEREGDLIQQHLALLLPMLMARVNAPFAYWRYLKMPRDRRFEHAMAEVHRYIRALMARARERMQPQEEPRNLLEAMLALRDAPGADITDDDVAANVMTLLVAGEDTTATSIAWALLFLGTDDALQARVATDARHALGDAPVCPTYDAMRELDSCEAVCTEAGRLHPVAPYLSFEPLEDVQLSGVRLPAGTKMFMLNRPAMLDARHFADAARYDPQRWLRDRRRDGDSDAPTHEPRAWMQFGAGPRVCPGRHLASVEMRLVVSMLTANFVARLATDPANIHEVCAFTMVPSEMPMRLQLRDRSVASH is encoded by the coding sequence ATGTCAGTCGCGACCGCCATCGCTCCCGCGCGTGAAGTCCACGACTTGCCGTCGCCGCGCGGTCTGCCGCTCATCGGCAATCTGCATCAGCTGCCGCCCGCGACGCATCATCTGACGCTCGAACGCTGGGCCGCCGAGCTCGGCACGCCGTACGTGTTCCGGCTCGGCCGCACGCCGGTCACGGTGTGGTCGGACATCGAACTGAGCCATGCCGTGATGCGCGAGCGGCCACATCGCTACCGGCGTTACGAGCCGATCGAAGCCGTGTTGAAGGAGTTTGGCTGCAACGGGCTCTTTTCGGTGGAAGGCGCGGCGTGGCTGCCGCAACGCCGCCTCGTCATGCAGGCGCTCTCCATTCCGCACATCAAGGCGTTCTATCCGACGCTCGCGGCCATCACCGACCGGCTGCGGCGGCGCTGGGAAGCGGCGGCGCGCTCGGGCAGGGTCGTCGACATGATTTCGGACCTGAAGCGCTTCACCGTCGATGCGACGAGCGCGCTCGCCTTCGGCGAAGATCCGAACACGCTGGAACGGGAAGGCGACCTCATCCAGCAGCACCTCGCGCTTCTTCTGCCGATGCTGATGGCGCGCGTGAATGCGCCCTTCGCGTACTGGCGCTATCTGAAGATGCCGCGCGACCGCCGCTTTGAACACGCGATGGCCGAAGTGCATCGCTATATTCGCGCGCTCATGGCCCGTGCGCGCGAACGCATGCAGCCACAGGAGGAGCCACGCAATCTGCTCGAAGCGATGCTCGCCCTGCGCGACGCGCCCGGCGCCGACATCACCGACGACGATGTCGCCGCCAACGTGATGACGCTACTGGTGGCGGGCGAAGACACGACGGCGACGTCGATTGCCTGGGCGCTGCTGTTTCTCGGCACCGACGATGCGCTTCAGGCGCGCGTGGCCACCGATGCTCGCCACGCGCTCGGCGACGCGCCCGTGTGCCCGACGTATGACGCCATGCGCGAACTCGATTCGTGCGAAGCCGTCTGCACCGAGGCGGGCCGCCTGCATCCGGTCGCGCCGTATTTGTCGTTCGAGCCGCTGGAAGACGTGCAGTTGTCCGGCGTGCGCTTACCGGCGGGCACGAAGATGTTCATGCTGAATCGCCCCGCCATGCTCGATGCGCGCCATTTCGCCGACGCCGCGCGCTACGACCCGCAGCGTTGGCTGCGCGATCGTCGGCGAGATGGGGACTCGGACGCGCCGACGCATGAACCCCGCGCGTGGATGCAATTTGGCGCCGGACCGCGCGTGTGTCCGGGGCGGCATCTCGCGTCGGTGGAAATGCGGCTCGTCGTGTCGATGCTGACGGCGAACTTCGTCGCGCGGCTCGCGACCGATCCGGCGAACATCCACGAAGTCTGCGCCTTCACGATGGTGCCGAGCGAAATGCCGATGCGGCTTCAATTGCGCGATAGATCCGTCGCGTCTCACTGA
- a CDS encoding aldehyde dehydrogenase family protein, translating into MDAQSILSDLGIAGLVEDGDLAVTSPITGQVIGRVKRHTAAEVDATLAQARTAFAHWRNVPAPRRGELVRLLGNRLREKKTALGRLVSLEAGKILQEGLGEVQEMIDICDFAVGLSRQLYGLTIASERPGHRMAETWHPFGVCTIISAFNFPVAVWSWNAALALVCGNAVVWKPSEKTPLTALAVDRIFREALDEFGSAPPGLAAVVIGDRDIGTQLVADKRSDIVSATGSTEMGRAVGVEVARRFGRSILELGGNNAGIVSETANRDLALRGILFSAVGTAGQRCTSLRRLFVHDSIYDETVARLKDLYAKVPIGNPLNDGVLMGPLIDVQSFARMQDALEQAKGEGGKVFGGERVTVEGCENGYYVRPALVEMPAQTEVVLNETFAPILYVMRYRAFDEAIALNNAAVHGLSSCAFTTDLREAERFLSASGSDCGIANVNIGPSGAEIGGAFGGEKETGGGRESGSDAWKAYMRRATNTINYSSELPLAQGIDFNLG; encoded by the coding sequence GTGGACGCTCAATCGATTCTTTCCGACCTCGGCATTGCAGGGCTCGTCGAGGACGGCGACCTCGCCGTCACGTCGCCGATCACGGGGCAGGTCATCGGGCGCGTGAAGCGCCATACCGCCGCCGAGGTCGACGCCACGCTCGCTCAGGCGCGCACCGCGTTCGCTCACTGGCGCAACGTGCCCGCGCCGCGGCGGGGCGAACTCGTGCGGCTGCTCGGCAATCGCTTGCGCGAGAAGAAGACCGCGCTCGGGCGGCTCGTCTCGCTGGAAGCAGGCAAGATCCTGCAGGAAGGACTCGGCGAAGTGCAGGAGATGATCGACATCTGCGACTTCGCCGTCGGCCTATCGCGGCAGCTTTACGGTCTGACGATCGCATCGGAAAGACCGGGGCATCGCATGGCGGAGACGTGGCATCCGTTCGGCGTCTGCACCATCATTTCCGCGTTCAATTTTCCGGTCGCGGTCTGGTCGTGGAACGCGGCGCTCGCGCTCGTGTGCGGCAATGCGGTCGTCTGGAAGCCGTCGGAGAAAACGCCGCTGACCGCGCTCGCCGTGGATCGCATCTTTCGCGAAGCGCTCGACGAGTTCGGCAGCGCGCCACCGGGACTCGCGGCAGTGGTGATCGGCGACCGCGACATCGGCACGCAGCTCGTCGCGGACAAGCGCTCGGATATCGTCAGTGCGACGGGCAGCACGGAAATGGGCCGCGCGGTGGGCGTTGAGGTCGCGCGCCGCTTCGGCCGCTCGATTCTCGAACTCGGTGGCAATAACGCGGGCATCGTTTCAGAGACGGCCAATCGCGATCTAGCGCTGCGCGGCATCCTCTTTTCGGCGGTCGGCACGGCGGGCCAGCGGTGCACGTCGCTGCGGCGTCTCTTCGTCCACGACAGCATCTACGATGAAACCGTCGCGCGTCTCAAGGACTTGTACGCGAAAGTGCCCATCGGCAATCCGTTGAACGACGGCGTGTTGATGGGGCCGCTCATCGACGTGCAGTCGTTCGCGCGCATGCAGGACGCGCTGGAACAGGCGAAGGGCGAGGGCGGCAAGGTCTTCGGCGGCGAGCGCGTGACGGTCGAAGGCTGCGAGAACGGCTACTACGTGCGCCCCGCGCTCGTCGAGATGCCCGCGCAAACCGAAGTTGTCCTAAATGAAACGTTCGCGCCGATTCTCTATGTGATGCGCTACCGCGCTTTCGACGAAGCCATCGCGCTGAACAACGCGGCCGTGCATGGCTTGTCGTCGTGCGCGTTCACCACGGACCTGCGCGAAGCCGAGCGATTCCTGTCCGCGTCGGGCAGCGACTGCGGCATCGCGAACGTGAACATCGGGCCGAGCGGCGCGGAAATCGGCGGCGCGTTCGGCGGCGAAAAGGAAACGGGCGGCGGACGCGAATCGGGCTCGGACGCGTGGAAGGCCTACATGCGCCGCGCGACCAACACGATCAACTACTCGTCCGAATTGCCGCTCGCGCAGGGCATCGACTTCAATCTCGGCTGA
- a CDS encoding FAD-binding oxidoreductase yields the protein MAQQVVIVGGGVIGSSVAYFLRASDPGVQVTVIERDPTYARSSSALSAASIRQQFSTPLSVRMSLFGIEFLRDIGERLEVNGERPSIDLHEGGYLFLATPRGEDTLRENHAMQRALGADITLLDPAALRARFPWLNTDDLAAGAFGERGEGWFDGYGLVQALRRKAQSLGARYVTADVTGIEREGRRVTRVRASNGEAYSCDMVVNAAGAWSRAIAAMLGIDLPVHARRRSIFNVSSPAKLDACPLLIDPTGVYFRPEGRTYICGTSPSADNDPDDLPLDEVDHALFDDVVWPTLAHRVPQFEALRVERCWSGYYEYNVLDQNAIIGFHPAIDNCIFASGFSGHGLQHGPATGRGVSELILNGRYTTLDLAPLGWARVMEGRPIVEKNVV from the coding sequence GTGGCTCAACAGGTAGTGATCGTCGGTGGCGGCGTGATCGGGAGTTCGGTCGCGTATTTCTTGCGGGCATCGGACCCGGGCGTGCAGGTCACGGTGATCGAGCGCGATCCGACTTACGCGCGCTCGTCGTCTGCGTTGTCGGCGGCATCGATCCGCCAGCAGTTCTCGACGCCGCTCTCCGTGCGCATGTCGCTGTTCGGCATCGAGTTCCTGCGCGACATCGGCGAGCGGCTCGAAGTGAACGGCGAGCGGCCGTCCATCGACTTGCACGAAGGCGGTTATCTCTTTCTCGCGACGCCGCGCGGCGAAGACACGTTGCGCGAGAATCATGCGATGCAACGCGCGCTCGGCGCCGACATCACGCTGCTCGATCCCGCCGCGTTGCGGGCGCGCTTTCCGTGGCTCAATACGGACGACTTGGCGGCGGGCGCATTCGGCGAGCGTGGCGAAGGCTGGTTCGATGGCTACGGCCTCGTGCAGGCGTTGCGACGCAAGGCGCAGTCGCTCGGCGCGCGTTACGTGACGGCAGACGTGACCGGCATCGAACGTGAAGGGCGGCGCGTGACGCGCGTGCGCGCATCGAACGGCGAAGCATATTCGTGCGATATGGTCGTGAATGCGGCCGGCGCGTGGTCGCGTGCCATTGCGGCGATGCTCGGCATCGACCTTCCGGTACACGCGCGGCGACGCAGCATCTTCAATGTGTCGTCACCGGCGAAGCTCGACGCGTGTCCGCTCCTGATCGACCCGACCGGCGTCTATTTCCGCCCGGAAGGGCGCACGTATATTTGCGGGACGTCGCCATCGGCGGATAACGACCCCGACGACCTTCCGCTCGACGAAGTGGACCACGCCCTTTTCGACGACGTGGTCTGGCCGACGCTCGCGCATCGCGTGCCGCAGTTCGAGGCGTTGCGGGTCGAGCGCTGCTGGTCCGGCTATTACGAATACAACGTGCTGGATCAGAACGCGATAATCGGCTTTCATCCGGCCATCGACAATTGCATCTTTGCAAGCGGCTTTAGCGGACACGGCCTGCAGCACGGCCCGGCAACCGGGCGCGGCGTCAGCGAAC
- a CDS encoding shikimate dehydrogenase: MAHDTSFSASLDAGLSGATRVYFIVGDPIAQVRSPSGVTAAMRAAGRDAIVVPAHVAPGDLDAFFAGVTPMQNVDGIIITVPHKFSAARYCRTLTDESTFLGATNMLRRNADGAWHGGMSDGVGMVAALADAGCEPAGKRALLIGAGGAGSAIGHALIEAGVASLAIRDFDAKRTGALVSRLASLGRGAVSIADDGDAATHDIVVNASPAGMRAGDPLPFDVSRLPATTFVGDVVTKPPITPFIEAARARGCPTVTGTQMFGRVCDAIVDFLLRD, from the coding sequence ATGGCGCACGACACATCCTTTTCCGCATCGCTCGATGCGGGCCTGAGCGGCGCGACCCGCGTGTATTTCATCGTCGGCGATCCGATCGCGCAGGTGCGCTCGCCCTCCGGCGTCACGGCGGCGATGCGCGCGGCCGGCCGCGACGCGATCGTCGTTCCCGCGCATGTCGCGCCGGGCGATCTCGACGCCTTCTTCGCCGGCGTGACGCCGATGCAGAACGTCGACGGCATCATCATCACGGTGCCGCACAAGTTCAGCGCCGCGCGTTACTGCCGCACGCTCACCGACGAGTCGACGTTCCTGGGCGCGACCAACATGCTCCGACGCAATGCCGACGGTGCGTGGCACGGCGGCATGTCCGACGGCGTCGGCATGGTCGCCGCGCTCGCGGACGCAGGCTGCGAGCCGGCTGGCAAGCGCGCGTTGTTGATCGGCGCGGGCGGCGCGGGCTCGGCCATCGGTCACGCGCTGATCGAGGCCGGCGTGGCGTCGCTCGCCATTCGGGATTTCGATGCCAAGCGCACCGGCGCGCTCGTCTCGCGGCTCGCATCGCTGGGACGCGGCGCAGTGAGCATCGCCGATGACGGCGACGCGGCGACACACGACATCGTCGTGAACGCGTCGCCAGCCGGCATGCGGGCAGGCGATCCGCTGCCCTTCGACGTATCGCGCCTTCCCGCGACCACGTTCGTCGGCGATGTCGTCACCAAGCCGCCCATCACGCCGTTTATCGAAGCCGCCCGAGCTCGCGGGTGTCCGACCGTCACGGGCACGCAGATGTTCGGCCGCGTCTGCGACGCCATCGTGGACTTCCTGTTGCGCGATTGA
- the pdxY gene encoding pyridoxal kinase PdxY, translated as MNNVLSIQSHVVFGHAGNSAAVFPMRRLGVNVWPLNTVQFSNHTQYGRWTGGVVDAEELQSVIEGIGAIGVLARCNAVLSGYLGATEQGRAVVEIVKMVKAVNPRALYFCDPVMGVEGGCTVAPGIEDFLVTTMPEVADAIMPNHNELQKLTGRTIETVEEAVDACREVIARGPRVVLVKHLLDRNSRADTFNMLAVSPHEAWFVQRPLYPFARQPVGVGDLTSAVFVARTLLGDSLRNALEHTLAAVNAVVKATYEAGRYELEIVASQDEIAKPTDRFPAIRVTGNAPAAAR; from the coding sequence ATGAACAATGTCCTGAGTATCCAGTCGCACGTCGTGTTCGGGCATGCGGGCAACAGCGCGGCGGTCTTTCCCATGCGGCGGCTCGGCGTCAACGTCTGGCCGCTCAACACGGTGCAGTTTTCCAATCACACGCAATACGGCCGCTGGACCGGCGGCGTGGTGGATGCCGAGGAACTGCAAAGCGTGATCGAAGGCATCGGCGCGATCGGCGTGCTCGCGCGCTGCAACGCGGTGCTCTCCGGGTATCTCGGCGCGACGGAACAGGGCCGCGCCGTCGTCGAGATCGTGAAGATGGTGAAGGCGGTGAATCCGCGCGCGCTTTACTTCTGCGATCCGGTGATGGGCGTGGAAGGCGGCTGCACGGTCGCGCCCGGCATCGAAGATTTCCTCGTCACGACGATGCCCGAAGTCGCCGATGCGATCATGCCCAATCACAACGAGCTTCAGAAGCTCACGGGGCGGACCATCGAGACCGTCGAGGAAGCGGTCGATGCCTGCCGCGAAGTCATCGCGCGTGGGCCGCGCGTCGTCCTCGTGAAGCATCTGCTGGATCGCAACAGCCGCGCCGATACGTTCAACATGCTCGCCGTCAGTCCGCATGAAGCGTGGTTCGTTCAGCGACCGCTGTATCCGTTTGCGCGGCAGCCGGTCGGCGTGGGCGATCTCACGAGCGCGGTGTTCGTCGCGCGCACGCTGCTCGGCGATTCGCTGCGCAACGCGCTCGAACATACGCTCGCGGCCGTCAACGCCGTGGTGAAGGCCACCTACGAGGCGGGCCGCTACGAGCTGGAGATCGTGGCGTCGCAAGACGAGATCGCGAAACCGACCGACCGCTTTCCCGCCATTCGTGTGACCGGTAACGCGCCCGCCGCCGCCCGCTGA
- a CDS encoding helix-turn-helix domain-containing protein, with product MTNLPTRQLPEQSAADLGRRVRQARVAQDMTLDTASRLCGVSRSALSKIENGLMSPTFDVLQKIVRGLRIDLGELFGNTSASSASGRRALTRRDQGQRHAYRGYQMELLATELAHKAMLPFRIRISAHTLDAFDDWGRHEGEEFLYVISGSVCLYSELYAPTHLNAGDSIYFDSRTGHAAISTSEEDAEVLWMATGGGVPAAPNAQ from the coding sequence ATGACGAACCTTCCCACTCGCCAGTTGCCCGAGCAGTCCGCCGCCGATCTCGGCCGCCGCGTCAGACAGGCGCGCGTGGCGCAGGACATGACGCTCGACACGGCGAGCCGCTTGTGCGGCGTGTCGCGCTCGGCGCTCTCGAAGATCGAGAACGGGCTGATGTCGCCCACTTTCGATGTGCTTCAAAAAATCGTGCGCGGCTTGCGCATCGATCTGGGCGAACTCTTCGGCAACACGAGCGCGTCGAGCGCGAGCGGACGGCGCGCGCTCACGCGCCGCGATCAGGGCCAGCGCCACGCGTATCGCGGCTATCAGATGGAACTGCTCGCCACCGAACTCGCGCACAAGGCGATGCTGCCGTTTCGCATCCGCATCTCCGCGCACACGCTCGACGCCTTCGACGATTGGGGCCGCCACGAAGGCGAGGAGTTTCTGTATGTGATCAGCGGCAGCGTCTGCCTGTACTCGGAACTCTACGCGCCGACGCATCTGAACGCCGGCGACAGCATCTACTTCGACAGCCGCACCGGGCACGCGGCGATCTCCACGAGCGAAGAGGACGCCGAAGTGCTGTGGATGGCCACCGGAGGCGGCGTGCCTGCCGCGCCAAATGCTCAGTGA